A region of the Caballeronia sp. TF1N1 genome:
CGAAGGCGCTCCAGTCCGATGTCGCGATTGCCTATGCCGTGACTTACGTCTTCGGCTCGCTCGGCGCGATCATCGTCTGCGTGAACATCCTGCCGAAGTTCATGGGACAGAGCCTGAAGGAAGCATCCGTCGATGCCGAGCGGCAGCTTGCGGGCGGCGGCGCATCCGGGCCCGCGGCGGGCCAGGTTTCCGCGTTGCCCGCGCTCGTCGGGCGGGCGTTTCGCGTGACGGCGGCAAGCGGCGCGGCGGGCCGCACGGTGGCCGACCTCGAAATGGCCGAAGCGGACATGATCACCATCGAGCGCATCCGGCGCGGCGGCAAGGCGCTCGAAGCGCGCCCCGACGTCATGCTCTCGGCAGGCGATATCGTGCTCGTCGTCGGACGGCGCGAAGTAATGGTGAGCGCGGCGGCGCAACTCGGCGAGGAAGTCGCGGACACCGACGGCATCAGCGTCGTCATGCAGAAGCGTCAGGGCGTGTTCACCAAGCGCGGCATGAATCACACGACGATCGCCGCGCTGCGCGCGACCGTGGATCGCGACATGCGGCACGGCGTCTATATCCAGGAGATTTCGCGCGCCGGTTTGCCTATGCCCGTGTTGCCGGAAACGCGCCTCGAACATGGCGATGTGATCACCGTCTACGGCTCGCCGCAAGACACGAAGCGCGCCGTCGATGGCGCCGGTTACGAGCTTCCCTTCACCGACAAGACCGACTTCATCTACATGGGCGTGGGTATCGTGCTGGGACTGCTGATCGGGCTGATCGTGGTGCGCGTGGGCGGCATACCGATCACGCTCGGCTCGGGCGGCGGCTGTCTGCTCACGGGCCTTCTGTTCGGCTGGATGCGCGGCAAGCATCCGATGTATGGCGTCATGCCGCCCGCCGCATCGCAATTGCTGAAGGACTTCGGGCTGGCCGCGTTCGTCGCGGTGGTCGGCCTGAACTCGGGTTTGCAGGCGGTCGTGACGGTGAAGCAAAGCGGCGTGACCATCTTTCTGCTCGGCGTATTCGTCACGCTGTTTCCGCTTCTTCTCACGATGCTGTTCGGCCGATATGTCCTGCGCTACGACAACGCCGCGGTTTTCGCGGGCGCGCTGTCGGGCTCGCGCAGTGCGAATCCGGCGTTCGGCGGTGTGCTCGACAAGGCGGAAAGCCCGGTGCCGACGGCTGCGTTCGCCGTCACCTACGCGCTTGCGAACGTGCTTCTGACCTTGCTCGGGCCGCTCGTCGTCGGACTGGTCTAGCGAAGACCTGGAGTGCTCCTTGCGACATAATCGGCCTTCAGCACAAGGAGGCTTTCCATGGCGAACACACTGCCAACCGTCACGTTGCCGAACGGCGAAACCATTCCGAAGCTCGGCCAGGGAACCTGGGAGATGGGCGAACGCCCGAACACCCGCAAGACCGAGATCGCCGCATTGCGCGAGGGCGTGGAACTCGGCATGACGCTCATCGATACCGCCGAAATGTACGGCGATGGCGAAAGCGAAAAGCTGATCGCCGAAGCGCTCGGCCACCGGCGCGAGGACTTGTTCATCGTCAGCAAGGTGTATCCGCATAACGGCAATGAACGCGGCGTGCAGAGCGCGTGCGAGCGCAGCCTGAAGCGACTGGCGACGGACCGCATCGATCTTTACTTGCTGCACTGGCGCGGCGGCGAGGATCTGGAAGGCGTGATCGCAGGCTTCGAAAAGCTCAGGCGCGATGGCAAGATTCGCCACTGGGGCGTGAGCAACTTCGACACCGACGACATGGAAGAACTTTTTTCGCTCGATCACGGCGATGCCTGCGCAACCGATCAGATTCTCTATAACGTCGCGCGTCGTGGACCCGAATTCGACCTGCTGCCGTGGTTGCGCGAGCGCCGCATTCCGGCGATGGCGTATAGCCCCGTCGATCACGCGCGTCTGCCGAGGGGCGGGGCGCTGGAGAAGATCGCGGCGGCGCGCGGTGTTTCGGCGTTTCAGGTCGCGCTCGCGTGGGTACTGCAACAGCCGCAAGTCTTCGCGATTCCTAAAGCCGCGGATAATGCGCATATCCGCGAGAATCGCGCGGCGCTCGACCTTGCGTTGTCGGCGGATGAACTGGCGGATATCGATCAGCAGTTCAAGCCGCCAAAAGCGAAGCGCGGGTTGGAGATG
Encoded here:
- the aspT gene encoding aspartate-alanine antiporter, producing the protein MEWLHLVFQKSPETALFLSLAAGYLIGQVNFGKFQLGGVGGSLLAAVAISQIGVQIDNGVKAVMFAVFIYAVGYDSGPQFFNSLNRKTLREIAMAVFLAVSALVTVIVCAKVFGLNKGLAAGLAGGALTQSAIIGTAGDAIARLGLPAAEAKALQSDVAIAYAVTYVFGSLGAIIVCVNILPKFMGQSLKEASVDAERQLAGGGASGPAAGQVSALPALVGRAFRVTAASGAAGRTVADLEMAEADMITIERIRRGGKALEARPDVMLSAGDIVLVVGRREVMVSAAAQLGEEVADTDGISVVMQKRQGVFTKRGMNHTTIAALRATVDRDMRHGVYIQEISRAGLPMPVLPETRLEHGDVITVYGSPQDTKRAVDGAGYELPFTDKTDFIYMGVGIVLGLLIGLIVVRVGGIPITLGSGGGCLLTGLLFGWMRGKHPMYGVMPPAASQLLKDFGLAAFVAVVGLNSGLQAVVTVKQSGVTIFLLGVFVTLFPLLLTMLFGRYVLRYDNAAVFAGALSGSRSANPAFGGVLDKAESPVPTAAFAVTYALANVLLTLLGPLVVGLV
- a CDS encoding aldo/keto reductase, whose protein sequence is MANTLPTVTLPNGETIPKLGQGTWEMGERPNTRKTEIAALREGVELGMTLIDTAEMYGDGESEKLIAEALGHRREDLFIVSKVYPHNGNERGVQSACERSLKRLATDRIDLYLLHWRGGEDLEGVIAGFEKLRRDGKIRHWGVSNFDTDDMEELFSLDHGDACATDQILYNVARRGPEFDLLPWLRERRIPAMAYSPVDHARLPRGGALEKIAAARGVSAFQVALAWVLQQPQVFAIPKAADNAHIRENRAALDLALSADELADIDQQFKPPKAKRGLEML